From the Chloroflexus aurantiacus J-10-fl genome, one window contains:
- a CDS encoding acyl-CoA carboxylase subunit beta, whose amino-acid sequence METPEEQLATLFRLRERALQGGGPERVAQQHARGKLTARERLALLLDPNSFQEIGALASSPLGDEDQRVPGDGIVTGFGKINGRRVAVFAQDFTVMGGSFSAVQANKICRMQDLAIESGIPIIGLNDSGGARIQEGVRSLAAYGEVFVRNVMASGVVPQISAILGPCAGGAVYSPALTDFVIMSESTGYMFLTGPDVIKAVSGRELSTQELGGAAVHCVRSGVAHLSAADDRAVIELIKRLLSYLPQNNNEDPPQIMPYDRADRIEPALNSLVPADERQGYDIHTLINLICDYDSFLEIQPLFAPNAVVGFARLDGYAVGIVANQPAVMAGALDIDASDKIARFVRICDAFNIPLITFVDTPGFLPGVEQEYGGVIRHGAKIIYAYSEATVPKISVVVRKAIGGAYVAMSSKQLRCDLNFAWPSAQIAVMGAEGAVRILRREELRTAENPAQLMEQFIADYRRRYFNPYHAADLGQIDEVIEPAETRPRLIRALEILRTKVQQNPPRKHGLYPS is encoded by the coding sequence GTGGAAACTCCTGAAGAACAGCTCGCAACACTCTTTCGGCTACGCGAACGAGCGTTGCAAGGTGGTGGCCCTGAGCGCGTTGCCCAACAACATGCCCGCGGGAAATTGACGGCTCGTGAGCGACTGGCATTGCTCCTCGATCCCAACTCCTTTCAGGAGATTGGTGCCCTTGCCAGCAGCCCTCTCGGCGATGAGGATCAACGGGTGCCCGGTGATGGGATCGTGACCGGGTTCGGCAAGATCAATGGTCGCCGTGTTGCCGTGTTTGCGCAAGATTTTACCGTGATGGGTGGATCGTTCTCGGCTGTGCAGGCGAATAAGATTTGCCGCATGCAAGACCTGGCTATCGAGAGCGGTATTCCCATCATCGGGTTGAACGACTCTGGTGGTGCCCGCATTCAAGAAGGTGTTCGCTCCCTGGCGGCGTATGGTGAGGTCTTCGTGCGCAATGTTATGGCGTCTGGCGTTGTGCCGCAAATATCGGCAATCCTTGGCCCCTGCGCCGGTGGCGCTGTCTATTCGCCGGCTTTAACCGACTTCGTGATTATGTCGGAGTCAACCGGGTATATGTTCCTGACCGGGCCTGATGTGATCAAAGCAGTGTCCGGGCGCGAACTTTCGACGCAAGAGCTGGGTGGCGCGGCGGTACACTGCGTGCGGAGCGGTGTCGCGCATCTCTCGGCAGCCGACGACCGGGCCGTGATTGAGTTGATCAAGCGGCTGCTCAGCTATCTGCCGCAGAACAACAATGAAGACCCACCCCAGATCATGCCCTACGACCGCGCTGATCGGATTGAGCCGGCCCTCAATAGCCTGGTACCGGCAGACGAGCGGCAGGGATACGACATCCATACCCTGATCAACCTGATCTGCGACTACGATAGCTTTCTCGAAATCCAGCCGCTCTTCGCGCCCAATGCTGTGGTTGGCTTTGCCCGTCTTGATGGCTATGCCGTCGGGATTGTTGCCAACCAGCCGGCAGTGATGGCCGGTGCGCTTGATATTGACGCCAGCGATAAAATTGCCCGCTTTGTCCGTATCTGCGATGCCTTTAATATCCCGCTCATCACCTTTGTTGATACACCGGGATTTCTGCCCGGCGTAGAACAAGAGTACGGTGGTGTGATTCGCCACGGCGCGAAAATTATTTACGCCTATAGCGAAGCCACTGTACCCAAAATTTCGGTTGTCGTGCGCAAGGCAATTGGTGGAGCGTATGTCGCAATGTCAAGCAAACAGTTGCGCTGCGATCTCAACTTTGCCTGGCCCTCGGCCCAGATTGCGGTGATGGGGGCAGAAGGCGCAGTACGCATTTTGCGCCGTGAAGAATTGCGCACCGCCGAGAATCCTGCTCAACTGATGGAGCAGTTTATCGCTGATTACCGCCGCCGGTACTTCAACCCCTATCACGCCGCCGATCTGGGTCAGATTGACGAGGTGATCGAACCGGCTGAAACCCGACCACGGCTGATCCGTGCGCTTGAGATTTTGCGCACCAAAGTGCAGCAGAACCCACCCCGTAAACACGGGTTGTACCCATCATAA